One genomic segment of Sulfurimonas sp. includes these proteins:
- the hemE gene encoding uroporphyrinogen decarboxylase: MSKIFVDACFGKETPYTPVWMMRQAGRYLPEYMEVRKQAGNFLNLCHNPKLAAEVTLQPVDIVGVDAAILFSDILVVPNEMGMKLDFLVGEGPVFEKPVKTEADLDALLGGEEAASKLTYVYETIKIIKEQLADDKALIGFTGAPWTLATYMIEGEGTKTYNICKKMMYSNPELLHKILAKVTEVVKIYMEKQIKAGIDVVQIFDSWAAAIEPAKYDEFSWKYMVEIADYLKAKYPHIPIIMFPKGIPAFLDKVYGNFDVFGVDWSTPMGLAKEKLGDKYVLQGNMEPCRLYSKEATTQCVEALQNIMGGKRHIFNLGHGILPDVPVENAKHFISECHRVSKK, from the coding sequence ATGAGTAAAATATTTGTAGATGCATGCTTTGGCAAAGAGACTCCATATACTCCGGTTTGGATGATGAGGCAAGCAGGTCGCTATCTTCCTGAATATATGGAAGTAAGAAAACAAGCCGGAAACTTTTTAAATCTATGCCACAATCCAAAACTTGCCGCAGAGGTTACACTTCAGCCTGTCGATATCGTCGGTGTTGACGCAGCAATTTTATTTAGCGATATCTTGGTTGTTCCAAATGAGATGGGAATGAAGCTTGATTTTCTTGTCGGAGAAGGACCTGTTTTTGAAAAGCCTGTCAAAACTGAGGCGGATTTGGATGCTCTTTTGGGCGGCGAAGAGGCAGCGTCGAAACTTACTTATGTTTATGAGACGATAAAAATCATCAAAGAACAACTAGCAGATGACAAAGCTCTAATCGGTTTTACAGGTGCGCCGTGGACACTTGCAACATATATGATAGAGGGAGAAGGCACAAAAACATATAATATCTGCAAAAAGATGATGTACTCAAATCCTGAACTTTTGCATAAAATACTCGCAAAAGTGACAGAAGTCGTAAAAATTTATATGGAAAAACAGATAAAAGCGGGGATTGATGTCGTTCAGATATTTGACTCGTGGGCTGCTGCAATTGAACCTGCAAAATACGATGAGTTTTCTTGGAAATACATGGTGGAGATTGCCGATTATCTTAAAGCAAAATATCCGCATATTCCAATCATAATGTTCCCAAAAGGCATACCTGCATTTTTAGACAAAGTGTACGGAAACTTTGATGTATTCGGCGTGGACTGGTCAACCCCTATGGGACTAGCAAAAGAGAAACTGGGTGACAAGTATGTTCTTCAAGGAAATATGGAACCGTGCAGACTCTACTCCAAAGAAGCGACGACGCAGTGCGTAGAAGCACTCCAAAATATCATGGGCGGGAAAAGACATATATTTAACCTAGGACATGGAATTTTGCCTGATGTACCTGTGGAAAATGCAAAACATTTTATCTCTGAATGTCATAGAGTTAGCAAAAAATAA
- a CDS encoding YqhA family protein yields the protein MLEEVFEGGLWSSRFVIILAVIFGLIGAILLFVVASFDVYETAVYVINTYLAHAHPENFHEEVIGGIIGAVDLYLIGVVMVIFSFGLYELFISEIDPAKDEDGKENQLLAVHSLDQLKDKISKVIVMVLVVGFFQKVGHTAYTSALDLLYLALSIAAIAVGLFFLSKVGKAH from the coding sequence ATGTTGGAAGAGGTTTTTGAAGGCGGTCTGTGGAGCTCAAGATTTGTAATAATTCTTGCCGTAATTTTTGGTCTTATCGGTGCCATCTTACTCTTTGTCGTTGCCAGTTTTGATGTATATGAGACTGCAGTCTATGTAATAAACACATATCTTGCACACGCTCATCCTGAAAATTTCCACGAAGAGGTTATCGGCGGAATTATAGGTGCGGTTGATTTGTACCTAATCGGTGTAGTTATGGTAATATTTTCATTCGGTCTATATGAACTTTTTATCTCTGAGATTGACCCTGCAAAAGATGAAGATGGTAAAGAGAATCAACTCCTTGCAGTACACTCGCTAGATCAGCTAAAAGATAAAATATCTAAAGTAATAGTTATGGTCTTGGTTGTCGGATTTTTTCAAAAGGTCGGACACACTGCATATACCAGTGCACTAGATCTACTATATCTTGCTCTTTCTATTGCAGCTATTGCGGTCGGTCTTTTCTTTTTAAGCAAAGTCGGAAAAGCACACTAA
- a CDS encoding aspartate-semialdehyde dehydrogenase yields the protein MSKKYNVAVVGANGAVGEEMLRVLEEVNFPIGKLTPLASARSVGKAVEYNGKEVLILELTEDVFEKENIEIALFSAGGSVSAKFASFAVEAGAVVIDNTSHFRMDENIPLVVPEVNPEDISKWKKSGIIANPNCSTIQMVQALKPLDDAYDIQRVDVSTYQATSGAGKTAMEELVAQMQSFFAFKLDEAEVKAFAHRIALNVIPQIDKFLDNGYTKEEMKMVNETTKIMHKEIPLSATCVRVPTLRGHAEAISVKFACEVDVDKAREILKNAPNIVILDTPEESIYPMPSLALEKNETFVGRIRVDNFDKTMLHMFIVADNLRVGAATNAVRIAQKWAEMEEEK from the coding sequence ATGTCAAAGAAGTATAATGTAGCAGTAGTCGGAGCAAATGGAGCAGTCGGAGAAGAGATGCTTAGGGTTTTAGAAGAAGTAAACTTTCCAATCGGCAAACTCACACCGTTGGCAAGTGCCAGAAGCGTCGGAAAAGCAGTTGAATATAACGGCAAAGAAGTCCTTATTTTAGAGCTTACGGAAGATGTTTTTGAAAAGGAGAATATAGAAATAGCTCTTTTTTCGGCAGGCGGAAGTGTAAGTGCAAAATTTGCTTCTTTTGCGGTTGAAGCCGGTGCCGTTGTTATTGACAACACATCTCACTTTAGAATGGATGAAAATATTCCTCTTGTAGTGCCTGAAGTAAACCCCGAAGATATATCAAAATGGAAAAAGTCGGGAATCATAGCAAATCCTAACTGCTCCACTATTCAGATGGTTCAAGCGTTAAAACCTCTTGATGATGCATATGATATCCAAAGAGTTGATGTAAGCACTTATCAAGCAACTTCAGGCGCAGGAAAAACTGCAATGGAAGAGTTAGTAGCTCAAATGCAATCCTTTTTTGCTTTTAAGCTTGATGAAGCGGAAGTAAAAGCATTTGCACACAGAATCGCACTCAATGTTATCCCTCAAATAGACAAGTTTTTAGACAACGGTTATACAAAAGAGGAGATGAAAATGGTAAATGAAACTACTAAAATCATGCACAAAGAAATTCCTCTAAGTGCAACATGTGTTCGCGTACCGACACTTAGAGGACACGCCGAAGCAATTAGTGTTAAATTTGCTTGTGAAGTAGATGTTGATAAGGCAAGAGAAATTTTAAAAAATGCTCCAAATATTGTTATTCTCGATACTCCCGAAGAGTCAATCTATCCTATGCCGTCACTTGCATTGGAAAAAAATGAGACATTTGTCGGAAGAATAAGAGTCGACAACTTTGACAAAACAATGCTTCATATGTTCATTGTTGCCGATAATCTAAGAGTGGGGGCAGCTACGAATGCGGTTCGCATTGCTCAAAAATGGGCAGAGATGGAAGAAGAAAAATGA
- a CDS encoding sigma-54 dependent transcriptional regulator has translation MKIAIVEDDINMRKSLEIAMSDYKEFEVKTFKNAKDALKSIDDSFDLIITDINMPGMDGIEFVKALKGKFEIIIMTGNATLQRAIESIHLGVKDFLLKPFDVDTLINAIKREDKIQKVKKTLTQNSDKSSLSGFLGTSKALEATLNIAKKASKTDASILLLGESGVGKEVFASFIHENSPRAKKPFVAINMAAIPDNLIESELFGFEKGAFTDAGEAKVGQFELANGGTLFLDEIGEMPYSVQAKLLRAIQEKEVRRLGSAKSIKIDIRVISATNANLTDKIKSGEFREDLYYRLNTIPLNIPPLREREDEILQIAQKVLEQNCKKYGFTLKSFSDDAQKQLLSYSWPGNIRELISVVERAVILSDNDKITPNELFLEHRGLTKERDIATMEKELIQKVLNSEGGDIDKASEVLGMNKENLAKKIKIYEL, from the coding sequence GTGAAAATTGCAATAGTTGAAGATGATATCAATATGAGAAAATCTCTTGAAATCGCAATGAGCGACTATAAAGAGTTTGAAGTAAAAACATTCAAAAATGCAAAAGATGCACTAAAGAGCATTGACGATAGTTTTGATTTGATTATTACGGATATAAATATGCCTGGAATGGACGGCATAGAGTTTGTAAAAGCGCTAAAAGGCAAATTCGAAATTATCATAATGACCGGAAATGCAACTCTGCAAAGAGCTATAGAGTCGATTCATCTCGGAGTAAAAGACTTTTTGCTAAAACCTTTTGATGTAGATACTCTTATCAACGCTATCAAAAGAGAAGATAAAATACAAAAAGTAAAAAAAACTCTTACGCAAAACAGCGATAAAAGCAGTTTAAGCGGTTTTTTAGGCACATCAAAAGCGTTAGAGGCGACTCTTAACATTGCAAAAAAAGCTTCTAAAACAGATGCGAGTATTTTGCTCTTGGGTGAGAGCGGTGTCGGCAAAGAAGTTTTTGCCTCTTTTATACATGAAAACTCACCTAGGGCAAAAAAGCCTTTTGTTGCGATAAATATGGCAGCCATTCCGGACAATCTCATCGAGAGTGAGCTGTTTGGATTTGAAAAAGGGGCTTTTACCGATGCCGGCGAAGCCAAAGTCGGACAATTTGAACTAGCAAACGGCGGAACGCTTTTTTTGGATGAAATCGGCGAAATGCCTTATAGCGTTCAAGCTAAACTGCTTCGTGCAATTCAGGAAAAAGAGGTACGCCGTCTTGGTTCGGCTAAGAGCATAAAAATTGATATTAGAGTTATTTCTGCGACAAACGCAAATTTAACCGATAAGATAAAAAGCGGTGAGTTTAGAGAAGATTTATACTATCGTCTAAATACGATACCTCTAAACATTCCGCCTCTTAGAGAAAGAGAAGATGAGATTTTACAAATTGCACAAAAAGTTTTAGAGCAAAATTGTAAAAAATACGGTTTTACTTTAAAAAGTTTTTCAGATGATGCACAAAAACAGCTTTTATCTTATAGCTGGCCGGGAAACATAAGAGAACTCATCTCTGTTGTTGAGAGAGCGGTTATCTTAAGTGATAATGATAAAATAACGCCCAATGAGCTATTTTTAGAACATAGAGGATTGACCAAAGAGAGAGATATCGCAACTATGGAAAAAGAACTTATACAAAAAGTCCTAAATTCCGAGGGCGGTGATATTGACAAAGCATCTGAAGTGCTAGGTATGAACAAAGAAAACTTAGCAAAAAAAATAAAAATTTATGAACTATAA
- a CDS encoding LPP20 family lipoprotein has product MRYSVLLALLLSVSSLFASERDATTVEQTNAELKKIRNEAAQIREELAQSKAQNEEAFASIKAQEELLKKNSSMHISVVGQGVAPMNTASPAQAYALAKRAAIADAYRAIAEKVKGVRIDGQDTIKNMMIQKSTVRTYVQAMVKNANIVETTFKEGLCEVEMEIMISHSDFAQ; this is encoded by the coding sequence ATGAGATATTCCGTACTGCTTGCACTGCTTTTAAGTGTTTCATCACTTTTTGCATCAGAGCGAGATGCTACTACCGTAGAACAAACAAATGCCGAGCTTAAAAAAATAAGAAATGAGGCAGCTCAAATAAGAGAGGAACTTGCCCAGTCAAAAGCCCAAAACGAAGAAGCATTTGCTTCAATAAAAGCTCAAGAAGAACTTTTGAAAAAAAATAGTTCTATGCATATTTCAGTTGTCGGACAAGGTGTTGCACCTATGAATACTGCTTCTCCTGCTCAAGCTTATGCACTTGCAAAAAGAGCGGCAATCGCAGATGCATACAGAGCAATAGCAGAGAAAGTTAAAGGCGTTCGTATCGATGGACAAGACACAATCAAAAATATGATGATTCAAAAATCAACGGTACGAACTTATGTTCAGGCTATGGTAAAAAATGCAAATATTGTTGAAACAACTTTTAAAGAGGGATTATGCGAAGTAGAGATGGAAATAATGATTTCTCACTCAGACTTTGCTCAATAA
- the gyrA gene encoding DNA gyrase subunit A, translating to MGNLLNNDNIQTINIEESLQNSYLDYSMSVIVGRALPDVRDGLKPVHRRILYAMDKLSLSHGSKFKKSARIVGDVIGQYHPHGDTAVYDALVRMAQHFSMRMQLVDGQGNFGSVDGDSAAAMRYTEARMTKYAGELLKDLEKNTVNMIDNYDGTTKEPDVMPTRVPNLLINGSSGIAVGMATNIPPHNPAEIMNGLKALLANPNIELFELMEHIKAPDFPTGGTIFGKKGIMDAYATGRGRIKVRAKTHIEKKGNKDVIVIDELPYQVNKARLIENIADLVKDKMIDGISEIRDESDRDGIRVVIELKKDAMSEIVLNNLFKQTSMQTTFGIIMLSILNQEPRIFGIIDILKHFINHRKTIIIRRTIFDLEKAKARAHILEGLKKALDIIDEIIRVIKSSKNIEEARDNLISEFDFSMLQAQSIVDMRLGRLTGLEREKIENELRELLELITYLESILKSEEILHGIIDQEFDEILSIYTDGRRTEIEDDYDDIDVEDLIPNEPMVVTITHRGYIKRVPLVQYEKQKRGGKGKIAVTTYEDDFIERFFTCNTHDTLLFVTDRGQLHWLKVYKIPEGSRIAKGKAVVNLLNLVADEQIQSINPTTDFSEEKSLVFFTKKGVVKRTNLSEFANIRSNGVRAISLDDDDSIITAKIADQSIKYLFIMTKMSQCIKFDMEKTRDQGRNTRGVRGIKFKHADDVVVDADIIANDEQEILVVSEKGIGKRTDAGEYRLTNRGGSGVIAMKMTAKTGKYVVGCLMVDESMDMMALTKAGKMIRVDMQTISKSSRNTSGVYIVKGDDVASVSRCPKQPTEDEEDDDSLFESNELE from the coding sequence ATGGGCAATCTGCTAAACAACGATAATATACAAACTATAAATATTGAAGAGTCTCTTCAAAACAGCTACCTTGATTACTCTATGAGCGTAATCGTGGGGCGTGCACTGCCTGATGTTCGCGACGGACTTAAACCCGTTCACAGAAGAATTCTTTACGCTATGGACAAACTAAGTCTTTCCCATGGGTCAAAATTTAAAAAATCAGCTCGTATAGTCGGTGATGTTATCGGTCAATACCACCCGCACGGTGACACGGCCGTTTACGATGCACTTGTTCGTATGGCTCAACACTTCTCAATGAGAATGCAGCTGGTAGACGGGCAAGGAAACTTTGGTTCGGTAGACGGAGACAGCGCTGCTGCTATGCGTTATACCGAAGCAAGAATGACAAAATATGCCGGAGAACTTTTAAAAGATTTAGAAAAGAATACGGTTAATATGATAGACAACTACGACGGCACTACAAAAGAGCCGGATGTTATGCCTACTCGCGTACCAAATCTTCTTATAAACGGCTCATCGGGTATTGCGGTCGGTATGGCAACAAATATTCCACCTCACAATCCTGCAGAAATTATGAACGGTTTAAAAGCACTTTTAGCAAATCCAAACATAGAGCTTTTTGAACTTATGGAGCATATAAAAGCACCTGATTTCCCGACAGGCGGAACAATATTCGGCAAAAAAGGAATTATGGATGCATATGCAACCGGTCGCGGTCGTATAAAAGTTCGTGCAAAAACCCATATAGAGAAAAAAGGCAACAAAGATGTTATCGTAATCGACGAGTTGCCGTATCAAGTGAACAAAGCTCGTCTGATTGAAAATATTGCGGATTTAGTAAAAGATAAAATGATAGACGGTATTTCTGAGATTCGCGATGAATCCGACCGTGACGGTATCCGTGTCGTAATTGAACTAAAAAAAGATGCAATGAGCGAAATAGTTTTAAACAATCTTTTCAAACAAACCAGCATGCAGACTACTTTTGGTATTATTATGCTCTCTATTTTAAATCAAGAACCGAGAATTTTTGGAATAATCGACATTCTAAAACACTTTATCAATCACCGTAAAACAATTATTATCCGCCGCACAATCTTTGACCTTGAAAAAGCAAAAGCCAGAGCGCATATCTTAGAAGGTCTAAAAAAAGCTCTTGATATTATCGATGAAATCATCAGAGTGATAAAATCCAGTAAAAATATTGAAGAAGCAAGAGACAATCTGATTTCTGAGTTTGATTTTAGCATGTTACAAGCGCAAAGTATCGTGGATATGCGCCTTGGAAGACTTACAGGACTAGAACGCGAGAAAATAGAGAATGAACTGCGTGAGCTTCTTGAACTCATTACTTACCTAGAATCTATACTAAAAAGCGAAGAGATACTTCATGGTATCATAGATCAAGAATTTGACGAAATTCTATCTATATATACAGATGGAAGAAGAACGGAAATTGAAGACGATTATGACGATATTGATGTTGAAGATCTCATCCCTAACGAGCCAATGGTCGTAACTATTACTCACAGAGGCTACATCAAAAGAGTTCCTCTCGTACAGTATGAGAAACAAAAAAGAGGCGGTAAAGGAAAAATTGCCGTCACAACCTATGAAGATGACTTTATAGAGAGATTCTTTACATGCAACACGCATGATACACTTCTTTTTGTAACCGACCGCGGACAGCTTCACTGGCTAAAAGTTTATAAGATTCCTGAGGGAAGCAGAATAGCCAAGGGTAAAGCAGTCGTAAACCTGCTTAACCTTGTTGCAGATGAACAAATCCAATCAATAAATCCGACAACTGACTTCAGTGAAGAGAAATCTCTGGTATTCTTCACTAAAAAAGGTGTTGTAAAGAGAACAAACTTAAGTGAATTTGCAAATATTAGAAGCAACGGTGTTAGAGCTATCAGTCTTGATGATGATGACTCTATCATAACTGCAAAAATTGCAGATCAGAGTATAAAATATCTCTTTATAATGACTAAAATGTCTCAATGCATCAAATTTGACATGGAAAAAACTCGTGATCAAGGTAGAAATACAAGAGGTGTCAGAGGTATCAAGTTTAAACATGCAGATGATGTAGTTGTGGATGCGGATATTATCGCTAACGATGAGCAGGAGATTTTAGTAGTAAGCGAAAAGGGTATCGGAAAACGAACTGATGCCGGTGAATATCGTTTGACAAATCGTGGCGGTTCAGGTGTAATTGCTATGAAAATGACCGCAAAAACCGGAAAATATGTCGTCGGATGTCTGATGGTCGATGAGAGCATGGATATGATGGCACTTACAAAAGCCGGAAAAATGATAAGAGTAGATATGCAAACAATCTCAAAATCAAGCAGAAACACAAGCGGTGTTTACATAGTAAAAGGGGACGATGTAGCAAGTGTTTCTCGTTGTCCGAAACAACCAACCGAAGATGAAGAAGATGACGATTCTCTTTTTGAATCAAATGAGTTGGAATAA
- a CDS encoding ammonium transporter, with product MKRFLLSLLALPSLAFAEDSLSSGNTAWMLVATAFVMLMTPAGLALFYGGLTRSKNVLNTIGMSLGAYAVGTLVWVLVGYSIAFGDGDIIGSGKVLLSGITSDTLKGTIPELLFVTFQGTFAAIAVAIASGSMIERVKFSTYMIFAALWIVAVYAPVAHWAWGGGSSLNFGEMDFAGGTVVHLNAGIAGFVVAMIIGRRRDYGKAAIKPFSPVLVSLGAALLWFGWFGFNAGSALAADGIASSTFLVTNIAASLGVIGWIMVEWFVYKKATIIGGASGAVAGLVAITPASGTAGVEGAIIIGLIGGALGFIGVAKLKTMFKVDDSLDAFWIHGLVGIWGSIATAIFIAPYAMIENYSMASQLASQLKAIGLTTVYSAVATAVVYFIASAITGGGRVDDESENRGLDETIHGEKAINL from the coding sequence ATGAAGAGGTTTTTACTTAGTTTGTTGGCTCTACCGTCTTTGGCGTTTGCTGAAGATTCGCTAAGTAGCGGCAATACCGCTTGGATGCTTGTTGCTACCGCTTTTGTTATGCTTATGACTCCTGCCGGGCTAGCACTGTTTTACGGAGGTTTAACTCGTAGTAAAAATGTGCTAAATACTATAGGTATGAGTTTAGGCGCTTACGCAGTCGGCACTTTGGTATGGGTTTTGGTCGGTTACTCTATAGCGTTCGGGGACGGAGATATTATAGGAAGCGGCAAGGTTTTACTTTCCGGAATAACATCGGATACTTTAAAGGGAACTATCCCTGAACTTTTGTTTGTAACATTTCAGGGAACTTTTGCGGCTATCGCGGTTGCAATTGCGAGCGGTTCTATGATTGAGAGGGTTAAGTTTTCTACATATATGATTTTTGCGGCTTTGTGGATTGTTGCGGTTTATGCACCGGTAGCACACTGGGCTTGGGGTGGGGGTTCATCGCTTAACTTTGGAGAGATGGACTTTGCAGGCGGAACGGTTGTTCACTTAAATGCAGGTATAGCAGGTTTTGTGGTTGCGATGATAATTGGCCGCAGAAGAGATTACGGCAAAGCGGCAATCAAACCGTTTTCGCCTGTGTTGGTTTCACTCGGTGCGGCGCTTTTATGGTTTGGCTGGTTCGGGTTTAATGCAGGTTCGGCATTGGCTGCGGACGGTATAGCTTCATCTACATTTTTAGTTACAAATATTGCCGCATCTCTGGGTGTAATCGGTTGGATTATGGTAGAGTGGTTTGTTTATAAAAAAGCGACGATTATAGGCGGAGCTTCGGGAGCAGTTGCAGGGTTGGTTGCTATTACTCCTGCATCAGGAACTGCCGGTGTCGAGGGTGCGATTATAATTGGTTTAATCGGCGGAGCTTTAGGTTTTATCGGTGTGGCAAAACTAAAAACTATGTTTAAAGTAGATGATTCATTGGATGCGTTTTGGATCCACGGTTTGGTAGGAATCTGGGGTTCGATTGCAACTGCAATATTTATTGCGCCTTATGCTATGATAGAGAACTACAGTATGGCTTCCCAGTTGGCAAGTCAGCTAAAAGCAATCGGATTAACAACTGTTTATAGTGCTGTTGCGACTGCAGTTGTTTATTTTATAGCTTCAGCAATAACAGGCGGCGGCAGAGTTGACGATGAGAGCGAAAACAGAGGTCTTGACGAAACAATTCACGGTGAAAAAGCAATAAATCTGTAG
- a CDS encoding P-II family nitrogen regulator, with protein MKRVEAVIKPFKLEDVKDALAEIGITGMTVSEVKGYGRQKGHSELYRGAEYVVDFLPKIKMEMVVDDENVDQVINTIVEAARTGKIGDGKIFVSDIEKIIRIRTGETDSEAI; from the coding sequence ATGAAAAGAGTAGAAGCGGTTATTAAACCATTTAAATTAGAAGATGTTAAGGACGCGTTGGCAGAGATAGGAATTACCGGTATGACGGTAAGTGAAGTAAAAGGCTACGGTCGTCAAAAAGGTCATAGCGAACTTTACCGCGGTGCCGAGTATGTTGTAGATTTTTTGCCTAAAATAAAAATGGAAATGGTAGTCGATGATGAGAATGTAGATCAGGTGATTAACACAATTGTAGAGGCTGCTAGAACGGGCAAAATAGGTGACGGTAAAATTTTTGTCAGCGATATTGAAAAAATTATCCGTATTCGTACCGGTGAAACAGATAGCGAAGCGATATAA
- a CDS encoding ammonium transporter yields MLEADFKYILDTFFTLFAMVLIIFMVPGFAMLEAGLVRTKNVSAVLTINVMIYAVASLAFLLVGYKLAFGSWDSVNSSIWALFMFQMAFVGKTVNIMSGGVSERVRIIPLAIFTVVMAAVIYPLVVNVCWGADMIKGTMLDIEMYDLAGSTVIHSTGGWALLAAIMIIGPRKGRYQDGKIKVIPASNIPLVVLGALLLWIGWFGFNGGSVGSISSIEKADLVAKTIMNTNTAGLAGAIIAGIIMYMRYKLLDITMILNGALGGLVAITSGPDLYDAYTPILIGLVGGALVVFAVPVFDKFKLDDPVGALSVHLVNGIWGTLAVGIFADSVSFAAQLKGVVLVGIFAFSVSYVVLYIINKISAFRASDDNQVEGMDVNECGVESYPEFRRAI; encoded by the coding sequence ATGTTAGAAGCAGATTTTAAATATATTCTCGATACATTCTTTACCCTTTTTGCAATGGTACTGATAATCTTTATGGTTCCCGGTTTTGCTATGCTTGAAGCAGGGCTTGTCAGGACAAAAAATGTCTCGGCTGTTCTCACCATTAATGTGATGATTTATGCGGTTGCTTCGCTGGCATTTTTGCTTGTCGGGTATAAACTTGCTTTTGGGAGCTGGGATAGCGTAAATAGTAGCATTTGGGCTCTTTTTATGTTCCAGATGGCATTTGTCGGTAAAACGGTAAATATTATGAGCGGAGGCGTAAGTGAGCGTGTTCGCATTATTCCGTTGGCTATTTTTACCGTTGTAATGGCTGCCGTTATCTATCCGCTTGTAGTCAATGTTTGCTGGGGTGCCGATATGATCAAAGGAACTATGCTTGATATCGAAATGTACGATTTGGCAGGTTCAACCGTTATTCACTCAACTGGCGGTTGGGCTCTTTTAGCGGCAATAATGATTATCGGTCCAAGAAAAGGTCGTTATCAAGACGGAAAAATCAAAGTTATTCCTGCTTCAAATATACCGCTTGTCGTTCTTGGAGCGCTTTTGCTTTGGATAGGCTGGTTTGGCTTTAACGGCGGAAGCGTAGGCTCAATATCAAGTATAGAGAAGGCTGATTTAGTAGCTAAAACGATTATGAATACAAATACGGCAGGACTTGCAGGTGCAATAATTGCCGGAATAATTATGTATATGAGATACAAGCTTCTTGATATTACAATGATACTAAACGGTGCATTGGGCGGCTTGGTCGCAATTACTTCAGGACCTGATTTGTACGATGCATATACACCGATTTTAATCGGTTTGGTAGGTGGAGCTTTAGTAGTATTTGCGGTTCCGGTATTTGATAAGTTTAAGCTTGATGACCCAGTCGGAGCACTTTCAGTTCACTTGGTAAACGGTATATGGGGAACTTTGGCTGTTGGAATTTTTGCAGATAGCGTATCTTTTGCCGCTCAGCTAAAAGGCGTAGTTCTTGTAGGAATTTTTGCATTTAGCGTTTCATATGTTGTTTTGTATATAATTAATAAAATTTCTGCATTTAGAGCAAGCGATGACAATCAAGTTGAGGGTATGGATGTAAATGAGTGCGGTGTGGAGTCATACCCTGAATTTAGAAGAGCTATATAG
- a CDS encoding energy transducer TonB, which yields MIRQKSSLLISLGIHASLLATLFFAYKTHSNFEKKEEQSKVCLKLCNVENIQQPPQQIESKKIEKIQEAIEQKPKKVETKEIKPFVASQKAEIAEPKTREIEHVKEIAQEELPIAKEVVLEQKIVQKERFEIQKDNPPPKQEELSKEYIEVNTQKIAQLIKDNLSYPISARRRGITGTVVVKFCLSADAKVSDIKVVDSSSEILSGAAVKTIEDLSQKFPKPSREISLTIPINYNLN from the coding sequence ATGATTAGACAAAAAAGTTCACTTCTTATCTCTTTAGGCATACATGCCTCTTTGCTTGCAACTCTTTTTTTTGCATATAAAACTCATAGCAATTTCGAAAAAAAAGAGGAGCAAAGCAAGGTTTGTCTAAAGCTTTGCAATGTTGAAAACATTCAGCAACCACCGCAGCAAATAGAATCAAAAAAAATTGAAAAAATCCAAGAGGCAATAGAACAAAAACCAAAAAAAGTCGAGACAAAAGAGATAAAACCTTTTGTTGCGTCTCAAAAAGCAGAAATTGCAGAGCCAAAAACCCGAGAGATTGAGCATGTAAAAGAGATAGCGCAAGAGGAGCTTCCTATCGCAAAAGAGGTTGTTTTGGAGCAAAAAATTGTTCAAAAAGAGCGTTTTGAGATACAAAAAGATAATCCGCCGCCAAAGCAAGAAGAGTTAAGCAAAGAGTATATTGAAGTAAATACGCAAAAAATAGCCCAGTTGATAAAAGATAACTTATCTTATCCGATTTCTGCCAGAAGAAGAGGGATTACGGGAACCGTAGTCGTAAAGTTTTGCCTAAGTGCCGATGCAAAAGTTTCAGATATAAAAGTAGTTGACTCTAGCAGTGAGATTCTTAGCGGTGCAGCAGTAAAAACTATAGAAGATTTGTCCCAAAAATTTCCAAAACCGAGCAGGGAAATCAGTCTCACTATACCTATAAACTATAATTTAAATTGA